A window from Solanum stenotomum isolate F172 chromosome 7, ASM1918654v1, whole genome shotgun sequence encodes these proteins:
- the LOC125870218 gene encoding protein DAMAGED DNA-BINDING 2 — protein MRRRSLFPQVVIDRDTESEESSSEEEEEANVVLPEEERVQKGKTPITITLKKVCKVCKKSGHEAGFRGATYIDCPMKPCFLCKMPGHTTVTCPHRVATEYGMVPAPHKNTTNPLEFVFQRQLHPRLPPIKPAHVIPDQVHCAVIRYHSRRVTCLEFHPTNNNILLSGDKKGQLGIWDFGKVYEKTVYGNIHNCILNNMKFNPTNDGSIYAASSDGTISCTDLETGISLSLMNLNPNGWEGPSSWRMLYGLDVNSDRSVVLVADNFGYLYMADIRSNNKMSKPTLIHKKGTKVVGLNCNPLQPDLLLSCGNDHFARIWDMRRLEAGSSLYNLEHKRVVSSAYFSPLSGSKILTTSLDNRIRVWDSIFGNLDYPSREIVHSHDFNRYLTAFRAEWDAKDSSESLVVIGRYISENYDGAALHPIDFINISTGQLVAEVMDPNITTISSVNKLHPREDILASGSSRSRFIWRPKKLDIALPREEKRMVLCGEVSKKRNKKHGDESDDDSENDIFRSKDNSLKQKKLASKSSSYKSRRS, from the exons ATGCGTAGAAGAAGTTTGTTTCCTCAAGTGGTGATCGATAGAGACACGGAGTCGGAGGAAAGTTCGtcggaagaagaagaagaagctaatGTAGTTTTACCTGAAGAGGAGAGGGTTCAAAAAGGGAAAACACCCATCACTATTACTCTCAAGAAAGTTTGCAAA GTTTGCAAGAAAAGTGGTCATGAAGCAGGCTTCAGGGGTGCAACTTATATTGATTGCCCAATGAAACCATGTTTTCTATGCAAAATGCCTG GCCACACCACAGTCACTTGCCCCCACCGAGTAGCCACAGAATATGGGATGGTCCCAGCGCCTCACAAGAACACAACTAATCCTTTGGAATTTGTTTTCCAACGCCAGCTTCACCCCCGCCTTCCTCCA ATCAAGCCAGCACATGTGATCCCAGATCAAGTCCACTGTGCAGTAATCAGGTACCACAGTAGGCGAGTCACATGCTTGGAGTTCCATCCTACAAACAACAATATTCTTTTATCTGGTGATAAG AAAGGACAACTTGGCATCTGGGATTTTGGGAAAGTGTATGAAAAGACTGTATATGGGAACATACACAATTGTATACTTAACAACATGAA GTTCAACCCGACAAATGATGGATCGATATATGCTGCTTCATCTGACGGAACAATCAGTTGTACTGACCTAGAGACTGGGATTTCATTGTCACTAATGAACCTTAATCCAAATGGGTGGGAG GGACCAAGCAGTTGGAGGATGCTTTATGGGTTGGATGTTAACTCAGACAGAAGTGTGGTCCTTGTTGCTGATAATTTTGGATATCTTTACAT GGCTGATATACGGAGCAATAACAAAATGAGCAAACCTACTTTGATTCACAAGAAAGGAACTAAAGTTGTTGGTCTAAACTGCAATCCTCTTCAACCAGATCTGCTTTTGAGCTGTGGGAATGATCACTTT GCTCGAATATGGGATATGCGCCGCTTGGAAGCTGGGTCTTCTCTATATAATCTTGAACATAAACGTGTtgttagttctgcatatttttctCCACTAAGTGGAAGCAAAATACTTACTACTTCACTGGACAATCGGATTCGTGTGTGGGATTCAATCTTTGGCAACCTTGATTATCCAAGCCGAGAAATTGTTCATAGTCACGATTTTAACAGATATCTTACAGCATTCCGAGCAGAATGGGATGCAAAG GACTCATCAGAGTCTCTTGTTGTCATTGGGCGTTACATTAGTGAAAACTATGATGGAGCTGCTTTGCATCCCATTGACTTTATCAACATCAGTACTGGGCAGTTGGTTGCAGAGGTCATGGACCCCAACATAACAACTATTAGTTCGGTGAACAAGCTACATCCACGTGAAGATATTCTGGCGTCTGGTAGTTCAAG GTCTCGTTTCATTTGGAGGCCTAAGAAGCTGGACATTGCACTGCcaagagaagaaaagaggatGGTATTATGTGGGGAGGTGAGTAAAAAACGTAACAAGAAGCATGGTGATGAGAGTGATGATGATTCTGAGAATGATATCTTCAGAAGCAAGGACAATAGCCTTAAGCAGAAGAAACTTGCAtcaaaatcatcttcatataAATCCAGGAGAAGTTAA